A stretch of the Lolium perenne isolate Kyuss_39 chromosome 3, Kyuss_2.0, whole genome shotgun sequence genome encodes the following:
- the LOC127345183 gene encoding probable magnesium transporter NIPA4, with protein sequence MATETSTSAAAGSGAGNWVESYTGMSTDNIKGLVLALSSSVFIGTSFIVKKKGLRKAGASGVRAGVGGYSYLYEPLWWAGMITMIVGEIANFAAYAFAPAILVTPLGALSVIISAVLAHIMLKERLHIFGMLGCVLCVVGSTTIVLHAPQEREIESVAEVWDLATEPAFLFYATVVLAATFVLIFRCIPKYGQTHIMVYIGVCSLVGSLSVMSVKALGIALKLTFSGMNQLIYPQTWLFTVVVVACILTQMNYLNKALDTFNTAVVSPIYYTMFTSLTILASVIMFKDWDRQNPTQIVTEMCGFVTILSGTFLLHKTKDMVDGLPPTLPIRISRHTDDNGYGAEGIPLRSAAEGIPLRSPRAAE encoded by the exons ATGGCGACGGAAACGTCCACTTCGGCGGCCGCTGGCTCGGGGGCAGGGAACTGGGTGGAGTCGTACACGGGGATGTCCACGGACAACATCAAGGGCCTGGTGCTCGCGCTCTCCTCCAGCGTCTTCATCGGCACCAGCTTCATCGTCAAGAAGAAGGGGCTCAGGAAGGCCGGCGCGTCCGGCGTCCGCGCAG GGGTTGGTGGTTACTCTTATTTGTATGAACCGTTATGGTGGGCAGGGATGATTACAA tgattgttggagaaattgccAACTTTGCGGCATATGCATTCGCTCCTGCTATCTTGGTCACGCCACTTGGTGCACTTAGCGTCATCATTAG TGCTGTTCTTGCACACATTATGTTGAAAGAGAGGCTACATATATTTGGTATGCTAGGGTGTGTTCTGTGCGTCGTGGGCTCAACAACTATTGTGCTTCATGCTCCTCAGGAGCGTGAAATTGAGTCTGTCGCGGAAGTGTGGGATCTTGCTACAGAACCAG CCTTTCTATTTTATGCTACTGTCGTGCTTGCTGCAACTTTTGTGCTCATATTCCGCTGCATCCCAAAGTATGGTCAGACACATATCATGGTGTATATTGGTGTCTGTTCACTTGTTGGATCTCTGTCG GTCATGAGCGTGAAAGCTCTTGGGATAGCCTTGAAACTGACATTTTCTGGGATGAACCAGCTAATCTATCCACAGACTTGGCTGTTCACAGTTGTAGTTGTTGCATGTATATTAACACAGATGAACTATCTGAACAAG GCTCTTGACACATTCAATACTGCAGTTGTTTCACCAATATACTATACAATGTTTACATCACTAACCATACTGGCTAGTGTCATAATGTTCAAG GACTGGGATCGCCAAAATCCAACTCAAATTGTGACAGAGATGTGCGGTTTTGTTACCATCCTTTCTGGGACATTCCTTCTTCATAAGACTAAAGATATGGTTGATG GTCTCCCACCGACTCTACCAATCAGGATCTCTAGACATACAGATGACAATGGCTACGGGGCTGAAGgaattcctctcagatctgctgcCGAAGGCATCCCTCTGAGGTCACCAAGGGCAGCAGAATAA